A single genomic interval of Penicillium psychrofluorescens genome assembly, chromosome: 2 harbors:
- a CDS encoding uncharacterized protein (ID:PFLUO_003666-T1.cds;~source:funannotate) — protein MFFKALDLTTALRPLLLPDETLLFVQDAVGLYEGKYKIPNYQNGHAYLTSHRVCYVAAEEPRKYSVGIDLKEIDRAEYQAGFFKSSPKVTIYPKPQKNNRANGSRSASASPAVPPSHLHSVKSLSTLSQSTKSPSPKPVNATWICPICSFSNPVPSNFDPATATAATHLPPCLACGINPPFTTVLKAAINAATSREPCQLPVPTAEPHTQSNGSSSLGPLERGGSVSCPRCTFVNHPSLVECEMCGAPLKPAGAAAAGNRADSPAPFFEQTRVTNTEVSESIKLSFRDGGVQTFHERLKNALIQRKWLLQNAPPVPPPSQATSSPSVSATTTLASPQPAPPRSQGVGIAGLEQRGFEARKNNEMVIGNAFEDLEALMASAKQIVALAETLARESGMASTEGSAETNAVLSESAAALGMVTTKDMLRSGSENLYLSELSRNLAEYLTDDRKGILYREGGIMSLIDLWAVFNRSRNGVELVSPSDFQRAAELWEKLKLPVRLRRFKSGLLVVQRYDWSDDKTLRQLQDWMEDLRQVPPEEPLAWDWAQFGRAVTAQEAAQRFKWSVGVAAEELEMAEDRGILCREEGIEGLRFWANHLGA, from the exons ATGTTCTTCAAGGCTCTGGACCTGACCACTGCACTCCGGCCGTTGCTGTTGCCCGATGAGACCCTCCTCTTTGTCCAGGATGCCGTGGGCTTGTATGAAGG CAAATATAAGATCCCCAACTACCAGAACGGCCATGCCTACCTGACATCTCATCGTGTGTGCTATGTCGCTGCAGAGGAGCCGCGGAAGTACTCGGTGGGCATCGACTTGAAGGAAATCGATCGAGCAGAGTACCAG GCAGGGTTCTTCAAATCCTCTCCCAAGGTCACCATATATCCCAAGCCACAAAAGAACAACAGAGCCAATGGGTCCcgaagcgcaagcgcaagTCCTGCCGTCCCACCATCCCACCTACACTCGGTGAAGTCATTGTCGACTCTGTCGCAATCTACCaaatctccttctccaaagcCGGTCAACGCGACCTGGATCTGCCCGAtctgctccttctccaaccccGTCCCGTCTAACTTTGATCCTGCCACGGCTACTGCAGCGACGCATCTACCACCCTGCCTGGCATGCGGTATCAACCCACCGTTTACAACAGTGCTCAAAGCAGCCATCAACGCTGCAACAAGTCGGGAACCTTGTCAACTCCCTGTGCCAACAGCGGAACCTCATACTCAATCTAATGGCAGCTCATCTCTCGGGCCCTTGGAGCGTGGCGGGTCGGTATCATGCCCACGATGTACTTTTGTGAACCATCCATCCCTGGTTGAGTGCGAGATGTGCGGTGCTCCTCTGAAACcggctggcgcagctgcagctggcAACCGTGCCGATTCCCCTGCTCCGTTCTTCGAGCAGACACGTGTTACAAACACGGAAGTCAGTGAAAGCATCAAGCTTTCCTTCCGTGATGGCGGGGTGCAGACTTTCCACGAGCGGCTCAAGAATGCCTTGATCCAGCGGAAGTGGCTACTTCAAAATGCACCTCCAGTACCCCCACCATCACAGGCTACATCCTCGCCGAGTGTGTCGGCAACTACAACATTGGCAAGCCCTCAGCCCGCACCGCCACGATCCCAGGGGGTGGGAATTGCTGGTCTGGAACAGCGCGGGTTTGAAGCCCGAAAGAACAACGAGATGGTGATCGGCAATGCCTTTGAAGATCTCGAGGCTCtgatggcatcggcaaaGCAGATCGTTGCATTGGCGGAAACCCTCGCACGAGAGTCTGGCATGGCCAGCACAGAGGGCTCCGCAGAGACCAACGCCGTGCTGTCCGAGTCGGCGGCTGCATTGGGGATGGTGACAACCAAAGACATGCTCCGGTCAGGATCGGAGAATCTCTATCTGTCTGAGCTATCCCGCAACCTTGCCGAGTATCTGACCGATGACCGAAAGGGAATCCTGTACCGGGAAGGGGGCATTATGAGCCTGATCGACCTGTGGGCCGTGTTTAACCGCTCCCGCAATGGAGTCGAACTGGTCAGCCCGTCCGATTTCCAGCGGGCGGCGGAGTTGTGGGAGAAGCTCAAACTGCCGGTCCGACTCCGTCGGTTCAAGAGCGGGCTGTTGGTGGTCCAACGCTACGACTGGAGCGACGACAAGACACTCCGCCAACTCCAGGATTGGATGGAGGATCTACGGCAAGTCCCGCCCGAAGAGCCCCTCGCGTGGGACTGGGCTCAATTCGGACGCGCGGTGACGGCACAGGAGGCCGCACAGCGGTTCAAGTGGAGCGTCGGGGTGGCCGCAGAGGAACTAGAGATGGCGGAGGACCGGGGTATTCTCTGTCGCGAAGAGGGCATCGAGGGGCTGCGCTTTTGGGCCAATCACCTCGGAGCATGA
- a CDS encoding uncharacterized protein (ID:PFLUO_003667-T1.cds;~source:funannotate), producing the protein MSSSVAISAAASTGSRHARPALSPLVATQYSRGMYRCARSQRDQKDRTRRSRSSFSDLSATRSFWEAEREQMHQRMEALNADPVGAVFGRKLEPFQAYEKWSGYVQSFVNKPTDTRSLWQTKSGEQSALEYDPITGRMAPRSSPVVDCPPGSEIEAKFVSDPSLVEDGQFQPGSFKPQQPEPITTVHANPVDCPPGSELEAAFLSNPSSFNDGQYQPRVPGDQSVKPNVNITCAPGSELEAMFISQTVRSDNDQPQLGAFQVQSSAKALNLDAGLSTRTNVECAPGSELEAMFMSHPAATTDQSRPVEAFGQQMNTSNVPVDCPPGNELDAQFMAQFASVNLDANTKASSSIDCSPGSEIEAMITFEAQNEGASIDCPPGSELEAKFIADPVAAEDGQFQPGLMAQPSPVKNANVSVDCMPGDELAAKFLSEAASENAEALTANAIRARYTSTESQRELRPLQFDGSEDRVGDFLAQNEALVQDIEAAATYRILSYDVTSKQVTTSEADSFFGSGESRTPNQVLSRLHNLSKFTPYLEQLQKDGYEIATGGGDILVLRKFESSVPGAHFAEVAAANAEIAKHIRHDSLQSSPKNNKSRVVTRQETVFTGGPPNWSPWPPASAAKNDAELSTLSQSRSSSSTSTSHTALRRMLLAGTATAASCYALAVVTEFFRTGGPDGRGFDAFTAFESERRRYRR; encoded by the coding sequence ATGAGTTCCTccgtcgccatctccgcgGCGGCGTCAACGGGCTCGCGCCACGCCCGTCCTGCCCTGTCGCCGCTGGTGGCAACCCAATATTCCCGCGGTATGTACCGTTGTGCACGGAGTCAACGTGACCAGAAGGACCGCACTCGGCGATCTCGGTCCAGCTTCTCCGATCTGTCTGCGACCCGCAGCTTCTGGGAGGCAGAGCGCGAGCAGATGCACCAGCGTATGGAGGCGCTGAACGCTGATCCCGTCGGTGCAGTCTTCGGACGCAAACTGGAGCCCTTCCAGGCTTATGAGAAGTGGTCGGGCTACGTGCAGTCGTTCGTCAACAAGCCCACGGATACCCGCTCCTTGTGGCAAACGAAGAGCGGCGAACAATCAGCTCTCGAATATGACCCGATCACGGGGAGGATGGCACCCAGATCATCACCTGTTGTGGATTGCCCGCCCGGTAGTGAAATCGAAGCCAAGTTTGTGTCAGATCCGTCCTTGGTTGAGGACGGTCAGTTCCAGCCCGGCAGCTTCaagccgcagcagccagagcccATCACCACAGTCCATGCCAACCCCGTAGATTGCCCACCCGGCAGTGAATTGGAGGCTGCTTTTCTCTCGAACCCGTCCAGCTTCAATGATGGGCAATATCAGCCCCGAGTGCCCGGTGACCAGTCCGTGAAGCCCAACGTCAACATCACCTGTGCCCCTGGCAGCGAACTGGAAGCCATGTTCATCTCCCAGACTGTCCGCTCCGACAACGACCAGCCCCAGCTTGGAGCCTTCCAGGTGCAGTCGAGCGCCAAGGCGCTCAACCTTGACGCTGGACTCAGCACCCGCACGAACGTCGAGTGCGCGCCCGGCAGTGAGCTGGAGGCGATGTTCATGTCGCACCCCGCCGCCACAACAGACCAGAGCCGTCCCGTGGAAGCGTTCGGACAACAGATGAACACGAGCAATGTCCCCGTCGACTGTCCTCCCGGCAACGAACTGGATGCCCAGTTCATGGCGCAGTTCGCCTCTGTGAACCTAGACGCGAACACCAAGGCCAGCTCGAGCATTGATTGCTCGCCTGGCAGTGAGATCGAAGCCATGATTACCTTCGAGGCTCAAAATGAAGGTGCCTCTATTGACTGCCCTCCGGGAAGTGAACTGGAGGCGAAGTTCATCGCCGATCCCGTCGCTGCGGAGGATGGACAGTTCCAGCCTGGTCTCATGGCACAACCTTCTCCCGTCAAAAACGCCAACGTCTCCGTCGATTGCATGCCCGGCGATGAACTGGCAGCCAAGTTCCTTTCCGAGGCAGCCAGCGAGAATGCCGAGGCCTTGACCGCCAACGCCATTCGCGCCCGCTATACTTCCACGGAGTCGCAGCGCGAACTCCGGCCTCTTCAGTTCGACGGCTCAGAGGACCGCGTCGGGGACTTCCTTGCCCAAAATGAGGCTCTAGTCCAGGATATCGAGGCTGCTGCCACGTATCGCATCCTCTCGTATGATGTCACATCGAAGCAAGTGACGACTTCGGAGGCCGATTCGTTCTTCGGATCTGGCGAGAGCAGGACCCCAAACCAAGTCCTCTCCCGTCTTCACAACCTCTCCAAGTTCACGCCATACCTGGAGCAGCTGCAAAAGGACGGCTACGAAAtcgccaccggcggcggcgataTCCTGGTCCTCCGCAAGTTCGAATCTTCCGTGCCTGGCGCACACTTCGCCGAAGTGGCggccgccaacgccgaaATCGCCAAACACATCCGCCACGACTCACTCCAATCCAGCCCCAAGAACAACAAGAGCAGAGTGGTCACAAGGCAGGAAACGGTGTTTACAGGTGGGCCTCCCAATTGGTCCCCGTGGCCACCAGCCTCGGCTGCAAAGAATGACGCTGAACTTTCAACTCTCTCGCAATCTagatcctcatcctcaacatcaacatctcACACCGCGCTTCGGCGAATGCTCCTGGCAGGCACCGCGACCGCAGCCTCGTGCTACGCCCTCGCAGTGGTAACGGAGTTCTTCCGTACCGGCGGCCCAGACGGGCGCGGCTTCGATGCCTTTACGGCCTTTGAGTCGGAGAGGCGGCGGTACCGACGGTGA
- a CDS encoding uncharacterized protein (ID:PFLUO_003668-T1.cds;~source:funannotate) has product MDSPENPSKTPRLTSPKITPTQPGPYGLEVHNLTAKIFLDRPLKDLVPVRYLRMADRFSTVQRKAWIFRTGTDDARTVDLEEWSIVDIRYRGVFKTLAKVPCFDKGLWDGGSELCQVELDAKKPRAQAQVIYALMNEIGEMLGIKRSMSDGKGHFYLRPRLLSTQMEYWTGYREKHKDGPFAEGFLSLDFEGERYRSLPILPVSVTMEEESLLSCLQGKFKLMLGQLLLHVRPLQPPGDKLPDQEIFLLGLHGSKLHIMRAFFPGQKTSSLWCRRELPAPVPTLPLTASSPSSPATPTSSAAHVEYFTPNSTPAAISEEDEEEEQQPHQEEAEDEQEREHERGRTRHRSNSTRFYAPQNIERLQAQLAQTTLSRLDNEPNLRTFRALATREYDLWQSADFAAAVQALVALHLYLLSGQARCGALMDTFRRHPFPSPGGATPTHEEEEEENDEENETDAEAEERVQHDLEMEVLRLSELEERLKREEMDRKREDEEAARLREAMRWSDGDRISSLQGSRQPWWDFVWRDREEEMVLLGRETESGNEMEMKERLSGERDGLERGSDGDEQESMGMNGSHSEHDGDLDAGVGDD; this is encoded by the exons ATGGATTCCCCCGAGAATCCATCCAAAACCCCGAGACTCACCAGCCCCAAAATCACACCCACTCAGCCCGGCCCATACGGACTGGAAGTGCACAACCTGACCGCAAAGATATTCCTCGACCGGCCCCTCAAGGATCTCGTTCCTGTGCGGTATCTGCGTATGGCAGATAGATTCT CCACCGTCCAACGCAAGGCTTGGATCTTCCGCACGGGCACTGATGACGCCCGCACCGTCGACCTGGAAGAGTGGTCCATAGTCGACATCCGCTACAGAGGCGTCTTCAAAACCCTCGCCAAAGTCCCCTGCTTCGACAAGGGACTCTGGGATGGCGGAAGCGAGCTGTGCCAAGTTGAGCTGGAcgcgaagaagccgcgcGCGCAGGCGCAGGTTATCTACGCGCTTATGAATGAGATTGGCGAGATGTTGGGGATTAAGAGGTCGATGAGTGATGGGAAGGGCCACTTCTACCTCAG ACCGCGCCTGCTCTCTACACAGATGGAGTATTGGACCGGATACCGCGAGAAGCACAAGGACGGGCCTTTTGCGGAGGGGTTTCTGTCGCTAGACTTTGAGGGCGAGAGGTATCGCTCGCTGCCGATTCTGCCTGTGTCAGTG ACAATGGAGGAGGAATCTCTTCTCTCCTGCCTCCAAGGCAAATTCAAGCTCATGCTCGGCCAACTGTTGCTTCATGTTCGACCCCTCCAACCTCCCGGCGACAAGCTGCCCGATCAAGAgatctttcttttgggtCTGCACGGCTCGAAGCTGCATATCATGCGCGCTTTCTTCCCGGGCCAGAAGACGTCGAGTCTCTGGTGCAGACGCGAGCTTCCAGCCCCGGTACCGACTCTGCCACTGACTGcctcgtcgccatcctccccTGCAACGCCTACGTCCTCTGCCGCGCACGTGGAGTACTTCACCCCCAACTCTACACCCGCCGCTATctccgaagaagacgaagaggaggagcaaCAACCACACcaggaagaagcggaagacgAACAGGAACGGGAACACGAAAGAGGCCGCACGCGGCaccgcagcaacagcacGCGCTTCTATGCGCCGCAAAACATCGAGCGTCTCCAAGCGCAACTCGCCCAAACAACTCTGAGCAGACTCGACAACGAGCCTAACCTGCGGACGTTCCGCGCACTCGCAACGCGCGAATACGACCTGTGGCAGAGCGCCGACTTCGCAGCCGCAGTACAAGCACTTGTAGCCCTGCACCTGTATCTACTGAGCGGGCAAGCGCGATGCGGCGCCCTAATGGATACATTCCGGCGACATCCATTCCCCAGCCCCGGCGGCGCAACACCCACGcatgaggaagaagaagaagagaacgacgaggagaatgagACTGATGCGGAGGCTGAGGAGCGGGTTCAGCATGATCTGGAGATGGAAGTGCTGCGGCTTAGtgagctggaggagcggttgaagagggaggagatggataGGAAGcgtgaggatgaggaggccgcTAGGCTGAGGGAGGCTATGCGGTGGAGTGATGGTGATCGCATTAGTAGTCTGCAGGGGAGTAGGCAGCCGTGGTGGGATTTTGTGTGGAGAGAtcgcgaggaggagatggttCTGTTGGggagggagacggagagTGGAaatgagatggagatgaaggagagatTGTCGGGAGAGAGGGACGGACTTGAGCGTGGgagtgatggtgatgagcAGGAGAGTATGGGAATGAATGGATCCCACTCTGAGCATGATGGGGATCTGGATGCGGGCGTCGGAGATGATTGA
- a CDS encoding uncharacterized protein (ID:PFLUO_003669-T1.cds;~source:funannotate): MRIAIVGAGPVGFTLARLLLNKPNIDVVVFESEQSREARGQGGSLDLHPDTGLAAVKEAGLWDEFQKRVRYDGESLIVCDKKLIRYLNLPGETEGSSHGRPEIDRRSLREMLLDSVPPEVIRWGHHLRSVDQNHNLIFDRGTESGFDLVVGADGAWSKIRKLVSDQTPNYSGMGGFKFAIPNAKEAFPDSYKLTNRGSLFSYSDGCTIMSQQIGDGSLNIGVWCTLPEDWMEKLPFDVHDMEAVRKHLTDKFHDWHPELLNFIRHAQDPEARSLYMLPVGWRWENRPGVTLIGDAAHVMTPFAGEGVNLGMQDALMLSRAIIMAASSPQPATQLPAQIKIFEEDLFVRAERTASLTNDSLTWLFFTDGSPRTVIDKWALRILTFHDKTLFDRVRKPLLAASLKTYYFLFNLCHAG; the protein is encoded by the coding sequence ATGCGAATCGCTATCGTGGGTGCTGGGCCCGTGGGCTTCACCCTCGCCCGACTCCTTCTTAACAAACCCAACATCGATGTGGTGGTCTTTGAGTCCGAGCAATCTCGAGAAGCACGCGGACAAGGCGGATCGCTCGATCTGCATCCTGATACTGGTCTCGCCGCCGTGAAAGAAGCAGGTCTCTGGGATGAATTCCAGAAGAGAGTCCGTTACGACGGCGAGTCGTTGATCGTCTGCGACAAAAAGCTCATCAGGTACCTCAACCTCCCCGGGGAAACCGAAGGCTCCTCCCACGGTCGTCCAGAGATAGACCGCAGATCTCTCCGTGAGATGCTTCTCGACTCCGTGCCCCCCGAGGTGATCCGATGGGGTCATCATCTGCGCTCAGTCGACCAAAACCACAACTTGATCTTCGACCGAGGCACCGAGTCTGGGTTTGACTTGGTGGTCGGCGCGGACGGCGCCTGGAGTAAAATCCGCAAGTTGGTCTCAGACCAAACGCCAAACTACTCGGGCATGGGCGGTTTCAAATTCGCAATTCCCAATGCCAAAGAAGCTTTCCCGGACAGCTATAAACTCACCAATCGAGGATCCCTCTTCTCATACTCTGATGGGTGCACTATCATGAGCCAACAGATTGGCGATGGCAGTCTAAATATTGGTGTCTGGTGCACACTCCCGGAAGACTGGATGGAGAAGCTCCCTTTTGATGTCCACGACATGGAAGCCGTCAGAAAACATCTCACTGATAAATTTCATGATTGGCATcccgagctgctcaactTCATCCGCCACGCCCAGGATCCGGAGGCTCGCTCACTCTACATGCTCCCTGTCGGCTGGCGCTGGGAGAACCGTCCGGGCGTGACTTTGATTGGTGATGCCGCGCATGTCATGACACCCTTTGCCGGCGAGGGGGTTAATTTGGGAATGCAAGATGCGCTGATGCTGTCTCGGGCTATTatcatggccgccagctccCCTCAGCCCGCCACTCAGCTTCCGGCACAGATCAAGATCTTTGAGGAGGACTTGTTTGTCCGGGCGGAGCGCACGGCCAGTTTGACCAACGATTCGCTGACCTGGCTGTTCTTCACTGATGGCTCCCCGCGGACCGTCATTGACAAATGGGCTTTGCGAATCTTGACTTTCCACGACAAGACTCTTTTCGACCGGGTGCGGAAACCGCTTCTAGCTGCCTCGCTGAAAACCTACTATTTCCTGTTCAATCTGTGTCATGCCGGTTGA
- a CDS encoding uncharacterized protein (ID:PFLUO_003670-T1.cds;~source:funannotate), which yields MAKATRTAVRTERAPLPPPFLSQGLIVGDVVYCSGQVGADPSTGKLVAGSIQDRTRQILQNLNAVLEAGGSSLHDAIKVNIFLTDMANFPAVNSVYETFFGDPKPVRTCVSVKSLPMGTDVEIECSGLVTQNNGGKGRSSRL from the exons ATGGCCAAAGCAACACGCACTGCCGTCCGCACGGAGCGGGCTCCCCTTCCACCTCCCTTCCTGTCCCAGggcctcatcgtcggcgaCGTGGTCTACTGCTCCGGGCAGGTCGGGGCAGATCCCAGCACTGGCAAATTGGTTGCGGGGAGTATCCAGGACCGAACG CGACAAATCCTACAAAACCTAAATGCCGTCCTCGAAGCCGGCGGATCCAGCCTGCACGACGCAATCAAAGTCAACATCTTCCTGACGGACATGGCCAATTTCCCCGCCGTGAACAGCGTCTACGAGACCTTTTTCGGTGATCCGAAACCC GTGCGGACCTGCGTAAGCGTCAAATCCTTGCCGATGGGAACGGATGTGGAGATCGAGTGCTCTGGACTGGTTACACAGAATAATGGTGGCAAGGGCCGGAGTTCTAGACTATGA
- a CDS encoding uncharacterized protein (ID:PFLUO_003671-T1.cds;~source:funannotate) has product MRSGTWSAFAAFLALGGFKLAVAEEEPPVHTDRPKYYFPKEIKRAIQTGSHSQQNPWLEPGNIESWLLGGNNQPAPTTENNNNNGNGNGKQDRVVIIDVTESVDRKGHTHTITGATHLGTQVAAPRTEVHVTKTTAAAAKDKPAKAKPAKAEPTETEKKKKPAEPTEKKQTADTETTSATTSESANGGGGGILGEISSLAGQILGGDSTTTTTTQDAASKPTEVSQKGNGGKTKGGKDGKDTTTTTTTTTDGGLLGGLGSGLGSVLGGVGSDLGLGGKTTTTTTKDAASKPTEVGKGGKDGKDTTTTTTTTTDGGLLGGLGSGLGSVLGGVGSDLGLGGKTTTTTTKDAASKPTEVGNGGKTKGGKDGKDTTTTTTTTTDGGLLGGLGSGLGSVLGGVGSDLGLGGKTTTTTTTTTTTNPTIPVSVPAATTTTTTTAINPLAPIESMLGLGSSTSNATTTGLVIPTPSLPGSGGDGGSSSGSSGSSTIPGPSSATGMPTTTGKVPFPSGSIHPGGAGSGTTSGTSTPTPTNTAAESATTTSAITTTTTTTTTTTTTKEPETTLKPTDQTTSSNDWVGPSILHQPKPTHTEDNNNPTSTDNDHEPTALPGSISPGSEVSSPPENSVLIQLGFNQELPWSFVATTSMSSAQIFQYVPEGLEHALSILQTQVTMFALEPYYSWKTTGYNATLAMAYIQRRYVDQLRKELHNPNSRLYNQPSEPVKTLFSMIDPTIPLIVGQEGSSSTGSGTSGSGDNSDNSNGNSDSNTNGGSASSSKTKVSSVGIGCGVVAGAAAYGAGMFWLARRYRQRRQLHRRSASTVEQMSQGGSAAGSVFAAGARMSGSQAGSGRSGQMISAPVMAENSLGWN; this is encoded by the coding sequence ATGCGTTCCGGAACCTGGTCTGCTTTCGCAgccttcctcgccctcgggGGCTTCAAGCTCGCCGTCGCTGAGGAAGAGCCGCCGGTCCACACCGACCGTCCCAAGTACTACTTCcccaaggagatcaagaGAGCCATCCAGACTGGCAGCCACAGCCAGCAGAACCCTTGGCTAGAGCCAGGTAACATCGAAAGCTGGCTGCTGGGCGGGAACAACCAGCCCGCACCCACTACcgagaacaacaacaacaacggTAATGGCAACGGCAAACAGGACCGAGTCGTGATCATCGACGTGACGGAATCCGTTGACCGCAAGGGTCACACGCATACCATCACTGGTGCTACACACCTAGGTACTCAGGTTGCTGCTCCGCGCACCGAGGTCCATGTCACCAAGACCACGGCAGCTGCCGCCAAAGACAAGCccgccaaggccaagccTGCTAAGGCTGAGCCCACCGAaaccgagaagaagaagaagcccgcgGAACCTaccgagaagaagcagaccgCCGACACCGAGACCACTTCTGCGACCACCAGCGAGTCTGCTaatggtggtggtggtggtattCTGGGTGagatctcttctttggccGGCCAGATTCTTGGTGGAgattccaccaccactacgACCACCCAGGACGCCGCCTCCAAGCCCACCGAAGTGTCCCAGAAGGGCAATggcggcaagaccaaggGTGGTAAAGATGGCAAGGATACAACTACCACCACGACGACAACGACGGATGGTGGGTTGCTGGGCGGCCTAGGATCAGGCTTGGGCTCCGTCTTGGGTGGAGTGGGCAGcgacctcggtctcggtggtaagaccaccactaccaccaccaaggacgCCGCCTCCAAGCCCACCGAAGTGGGCAAGGGCGGTAAAGATGGCAAGGATACAACTACCACCACGACGACAACGACGGATGGTGGGTTGCTGGGCGGCCTGGGATCCGGCTTGGGCTCCGTCTTGGGTGGAGTGGGCAGcgacctcggtctcggtggtaAGACCACCACTACAACCACCAAGGACGCCGCCTCCAAGCCCACCGAAGTGGGCAATggcggcaagaccaaggGTGGTAAAGATGGCAAGGATACAACTACCACCACGACTACAACGACGGATGGTGGGTTGCTGGGCGGCCTGGGATCCGGCTTGGGCTCCGTCTTGGGTGGCGTGGGCAGtgacctcggtctcggtggtaagaccaccaccactaccaccaccaccaccacgacaAACCCCACGATTCCTGTGAGCGTTCCTGCGGCTActaccaccacaaccaccaccgcgATCAACCCGCTTGCACCCATTGAGTCTATGCTCGGATTGGGTTCCAGCACGTCGAACGCTACCACCACTGGCCTCGTGATTCCCACGCCATCTCTTcctggcagcggcggcgacggcggcagcagcagtggcagcagtggcagcagcacCATCCCTGGTCCCTCGTCCGCTACGGGCATGCCCACCACCACAGGCAAAGTGCCATTCCCCTCTGGTTCGATCCATCCCGGCGGTGCCGGCTCTGGCACTACTTCTGGGACTTCGACACCCACGCCGACAAACACAGCCGCCGAATCTGCGACGACTACGTCCgcaatcaccaccaccaccaccactaccaccaccaccaccaccaccaaggagccGGAGACCACGCTCAAGCCCACCGATCAAactaccagcagcaacgaCTGGGTTGGTCCTAGCATTTTGCACCAGCCCAAGCCGACTCACACCGaggacaacaacaaccccaCCTCGACGGACAATGATCACGAGCCCACGGCCCTCCCGGGCTCTATTTCCCCCGGATCTGAAGTCAGCAGCCCACCGGAGAACTCGGTGCTCATCCAGCTGGGTTTCAACCAGGAGCTCCCATGGAGCTTCGTGGCGACTACCTCGATGTCCTCGGCTCAGATCTTCCAGTATGTTCCCGAGGGTCTGGAGCATGCTCTGTCGATTCTCCAGACACAGGTGACCATGTTCGCTCTAGAGCCTTACTACTCATGGAAGACGACCGGCTACAACGCGACACTAGCAATGGCCTACATTCAGCGCCGCTACGTCGACCAGCTGCGCAAGGAGCTGCACAACCCGAACTCCCGTCTGTACAACCAGCCCAGCGAGCCCGTCAAGactctcttctccatgatcgACCCGACCATCCCTCTCATTGTGGGCCAGGAGggctcctccagcaccggctCTGGCACCAGCGGCTCCGGCGATAACAGCGACAACTCGAACGGCAACAGCGACAGCAACACTAACGGTGGTtccgcctccagctccaagACCAAGGTCAGCTCCGTTGGCATTGGCTGTGGTGTTGtcgccggtgctgccgccTACGGCGCCGGTATGTTCTGGCTTGCCCGCCGCTACCGCCAGAGACGCCAGCTGCACCGCCGCTCTGCCTCTACCGTCGAGCAGATGAGCCAGGGTGGTTCCGCCGCTGGCTCGGTCTTCGCGGCCGGTGCTCGCATGTCTGGTAGCCAGGCTGGAAGCGGCCGCTCAGGCCAGATGATCAGCGCGCCAGTGATGGCCGAGAACTCTCTGGGCTGGAACTAG